One Aneurinibacillus migulanus genomic region harbors:
- a CDS encoding agmatinase family protein — MNNQKFGIVGFPWDGGASLGRPGARFAPKAIREAFSWFSNRIDDNKVYDVEKRKTFSLLENGIEDFGDINIAAYSTEKTFENAENKIKGLVGENIFPFVLGGDHSVSYPIIKALHDCAEGNIGIIQFDAHLDLVDDSPIQGKFSQSSQMRRALELPGVKPEHIVQIGVRSYNYPWYEAYLKESGIVQITAREVHQSTPQAVVEQALTALQGVDKIYLTFDIDVLDPAYAPGAGANEPGGLTPVQCMSMLEQLYTVVDVFDIAEVNPLYDHHDVTTAFAARIMFDCAVARLSQ, encoded by the coding sequence ATGAATAATCAAAAGTTTGGTATTGTAGGATTTCCCTGGGACGGGGGGGCTTCGTTGGGCAGACCAGGAGCACGTTTTGCTCCTAAGGCAATCAGGGAGGCATTCTCCTGGTTTTCTAATCGCATAGATGACAATAAAGTATACGATGTAGAGAAAAGAAAGACGTTTTCCCTTTTAGAAAATGGTATAGAAGATTTTGGCGACATTAACATTGCAGCATATAGCACAGAAAAAACGTTTGAAAACGCAGAGAATAAAATAAAAGGTTTGGTGGGGGAGAATATCTTTCCATTTGTTTTGGGCGGCGATCATTCCGTTTCATACCCGATTATTAAAGCGTTGCATGATTGTGCAGAAGGAAATATTGGTATTATTCAATTTGATGCACATCTTGACCTGGTGGATGATTCCCCTATTCAAGGAAAATTCTCACAGAGCAGCCAGATGCGCAGAGCGCTGGAATTACCGGGGGTAAAACCTGAGCATATCGTGCAAATCGGGGTGCGCAGCTATAACTACCCGTGGTACGAAGCATATCTAAAAGAGAGCGGAATTGTGCAGATTACCGCAAGAGAAGTACATCAAAGTACACCGCAAGCGGTTGTTGAACAGGCGTTAACCGCTTTACAGGGAGTAGATAAGATTTATCTAACATTCGATATTGATGTGCTAGACCCTGCCTATGCACCGGGAGCGGGAGCGAATGAACCAGGAGGACTGACCCCTGTACAATGCATGTCCATGCTGGAGCAATTATATACAGTTGTTGACGTATTTGATATCGCTGAGGTGAATCCTTTGTATGATCATCATGATGTTACAACCGCTTTCGCTGCCCGAATTATGTTCGATTGCGCGGTAGCCAGGCTCAGTCAGTAA
- a CDS encoding APC family permease, with the protein MSKKGMSAKDYFGLAFGSMIGIGWVISVPAWMSTAGSVGAIIAVILTMCMIIPIGFVYGELTASLRVSGGEFAYTFRALGRLPAFICGWFLILGYLIILPWVAISVAILIAYVFPALNSYPLYTLFGTQVYLPHLLISFLMVGFIVYMNWKGAKQSAVFQNAATVMMLVAFAVFLIGGVIVGTPENMAPLFSPDGTTNSIVLAMAAILFFMNGFDTIPKTVEEADSGINYSNLGRAIVGTIVVGGLLYILIIIVSGFIMPAESMGKLGDLPLVLALEATTGSKFLSTVVVFGALMGVITTFNGFLLAGSRLISSFAKAGFLPKSFAKLHPQYRTPTNTLTFMTVISIVGILLGSGMLLPLIIMGGIAFLIAWFCMALSSVRLRKIQPNLHRPYKIPGGIAMGYIASLFSGLFLFLMLIPGTPISMGTVEYILFVVWLIVGLAIYGVYFKQEIQLQEVTSNKGAVSNE; encoded by the coding sequence ATGAGTAAGAAAGGAATGTCAGCCAAAGATTACTTCGGGCTTGCATTTGGAAGTATGATCGGGATCGGATGGGTCATCTCTGTACCTGCCTGGATGTCTACCGCAGGAAGTGTCGGTGCCATCATCGCGGTTATTCTTACTATGTGTATGATTATACCGATTGGGTTTGTGTATGGGGAGCTGACAGCAAGTCTTCGGGTTTCCGGTGGTGAATTCGCCTATACGTTCAGAGCGCTTGGCAGGCTTCCTGCCTTTATCTGTGGATGGTTCTTAATCCTTGGCTATTTGATTATTTTACCTTGGGTGGCTATATCGGTCGCTATATTAATAGCGTATGTATTCCCTGCGTTGAATTCATATCCGTTATATACGCTGTTTGGTACTCAGGTATATTTGCCTCACCTGCTCATTAGCTTTCTTATGGTAGGTTTCATTGTTTATATGAACTGGAAGGGCGCCAAACAATCGGCAGTTTTTCAGAATGCTGCGACCGTCATGATGCTTGTGGCTTTCGCTGTTTTCCTTATTGGCGGTGTCATTGTGGGTACCCCAGAGAACATGGCGCCGTTGTTTTCTCCAGACGGTACGACGAACAGTATCGTTTTAGCGATGGCGGCTATTCTATTCTTTATGAATGGTTTTGATACGATTCCGAAAACGGTAGAAGAGGCGGATAGTGGGATTAACTACTCTAACCTCGGACGAGCCATTGTGGGAACCATTGTCGTCGGTGGGTTGCTGTATATCTTAATTATTATTGTATCAGGCTTTATCATGCCGGCTGAAAGCATGGGCAAATTGGGAGATTTGCCGTTGGTTTTGGCGCTTGAAGCGACAACCGGCTCAAAATTTTTATCCACTGTTGTCGTTTTTGGAGCCTTAATGGGAGTGATAACGACGTTCAACGGTTTTCTGTTAGCCGGAAGCCGATTAATATCGTCGTTCGCAAAAGCCGGATTTTTACCAAAATCATTTGCAAAATTACATCCACAATACAGAACTCCTACAAATACGCTTACTTTTATGACAGTTATATCTATTGTTGGAATTTTGCTAGGAAGCGGGATGCTTCTGCCTTTAATTATCATGGGAGGGATTGCCTTTTTGATTGCCTGGTTTTGTATGGCACTCAGCAGTGTTCGACTGAGAAAAATACAACCGAATCTTCATCGTCCGTACAAGATTCCCGGCGGTATAGCAATGGGCTATATCGCTTCCCTTTTCTCAGGCTTATTTTTATTTCTTATGCTTATTCCCGGCACTCCGATTTCAATGGGAACGGTTGAATATATTCTGTTTGTCGTGTGGTTGATTGTGGGATTGGCTATATATGGGGTGTATTTCAAGCAGGAGATTCAATTACAAGAAGTTACATCAAACAAAGGAGCTGTGAGCAATGAATAA